The Gemmatimonadota bacterium genome window below encodes:
- a CDS encoding tetratricopeptide repeat protein → MQNFVRALRLGPPLAIALVALLLAPGSGRAQFEDVGAITFPTSAASEAQEHFLRGVAILHSFGWKQAREQFHAAQAVDPDFTMAYWGESLSYNHPLVTQMDPTEPRETLLRLGATRAERMAKAPTEREKGFLNAVEILWGEGDHVDRRVGYMEAMAALHEAYPDDPEVAAFYSLALLGAARATGDLSERLNVRAGAIAIGLHADNPLHPGAAHYTIHAFDNPLMAPIALEAAHKFADIAPAVSHARHMPTHIFIQHGMWELVSGHNQAAYDVAVELWEPGDALGDAVHSLDWGQYGDLQRGDYAKARLWIERLTEMVDNEGFAAGGARGSAGTARAMGALPLLKARYVVETESWMEDPGSRITEDSGMNELLAIGISAWRLGDTGALAAAEAALAERSRGTGYSHAAHRQVGALLKASTGDEGAVALMKDAEETVEAMAPPRGAANPVKPVHELAGEMMIELEMFEEAVEKFETSLMRMPRRPRSLLGLARAHVRVGDDAKAAEAYAEVLEIWKGREGIGGLDEARAFMDRWTDAAGSGAVTRSR, encoded by the coding sequence ATGCAGAATTTCGTTCGTGCCCTCAGGCTCGGCCCCCCCCTCGCCATCGCCCTCGTCGCACTTCTGCTCGCACCCGGGTCCGGCAGGGCTCAGTTCGAGGACGTGGGAGCCATCACCTTCCCGACCTCCGCCGCAAGCGAGGCGCAGGAGCATTTCCTTCGGGGTGTCGCGATCCTGCACAGCTTTGGCTGGAAGCAGGCGCGCGAGCAGTTCCACGCCGCGCAGGCCGTCGATCCCGATTTCACGATGGCGTATTGGGGAGAGTCGCTCTCGTACAACCACCCGCTGGTCACCCAGATGGACCCGACCGAGCCCCGGGAGACCCTCCTGCGGCTGGGAGCCACGAGGGCGGAACGCATGGCCAAGGCGCCCACCGAGCGCGAGAAGGGCTTTCTGAACGCGGTCGAGATCCTCTGGGGAGAGGGCGACCACGTTGATCGGCGCGTCGGCTACATGGAAGCGATGGCCGCTCTCCACGAGGCGTACCCCGACGATCCAGAGGTGGCGGCGTTCTACTCGCTGGCCCTGCTGGGGGCTGCCCGCGCGACCGGCGATCTGAGCGAGAGGCTGAATGTCCGGGCCGGGGCGATCGCCATCGGACTGCACGCCGACAACCCGCTCCATCCGGGCGCCGCCCACTACACCATCCATGCCTTCGACAACCCCCTGATGGCGCCGATCGCGCTCGAGGCGGCCCACAAGTTCGCCGACATCGCTCCGGCGGTATCGCACGCTCGCCACATGCCCACCCACATCTTCATCCAGCACGGAATGTGGGAGCTGGTTTCGGGCCACAATCAGGCGGCCTACGACGTGGCGGTCGAACTCTGGGAGCCGGGTGACGCCTTGGGCGATGCCGTACACTCGCTCGACTGGGGTCAGTACGGCGACCTCCAGCGGGGTGACTACGCGAAGGCGCGTCTGTGGATCGAACGCCTGACCGAGATGGTGGACAACGAAGGCTTCGCCGCCGGGGGAGCTCGCGGATCGGCGGGAACGGCGCGGGCGATGGGAGCCCTGCCGCTGCTCAAGGCGCGTTATGTGGTCGAGACCGAGAGCTGGATGGAAGATCCTGGAAGCCGGATCACGGAAGACTCGGGCATGAACGAACTCCTGGCTATCGGCATCAGCGCATGGCGCCTTGGAGACACGGGGGCGCTTGCCGCCGCCGAGGCCGCCCTGGCGGAGCGTTCACGTGGCACGGGCTACTCACATGCGGCGCATCGTCAGGTTGGGGCCTTGCTCAAGGCGAGCACGGGTGACGAGGGTGCCGTGGCCCTGATGAAGGATGCCGAAGAGACGGTCGAAGCCATGGCTCCGCCACGCGGCGCCGCGAACCCGGTAAAGCCGGTGCACGAGCTCGCCGGCGAGATGATGATCGAGCTCGAGATGTTCGAGGAGGCTGTGGAGAAGTTCGAGACCTCGCTCATGCGCATGCCCAGAAGGCCCCGGTCGCTGCTCGGGCTGGCCCGCGCTCACGTTCGTGTCGGAGACGATGCCAAGGCGGCTGAGGCTTACGCCGAAGTCCTGGAGATCTGGAAAGGACGCGAGGGGATCGGCGGACTCGACGAAGCCCGCGCCTTCATGGACCGGTGGACCGACGCGGCCGGCTCGGGGGCGGTCACTCGATCACGGTAG
- a CDS encoding aminotransferase class I/II-fold pyridoxal phosphate-dependent enzyme: MKKNRGVLGRRDFVKGMSAAGLAGAVAGTGALDGTAALAGSERADPTGLAGGNGVPGSAARKFDFDEVVSRVGTESVRWDKAMEDFGPGIEAGMGVADMDFRAPPCVTEALADRCSHENWGYQHRGSSYSEAVSAWNARRYGLEVDPGSVVFTTGVHPGLIAALHTFSPPGTRVLLLTPTYSGFYTDTKFTRTVAEDCPLVVDSEGRYAIDFDDFERRAQRCNSFILCNPQNPTGNCWSEEDMMRLGEICLRHRVVVLSDEIHCDFVTAGNRFTPFASLPDPEIVANSMTFSSGSKSFSLAAMKVAWYHTTNEDYLNRVKDNTRADLSTLGMVAMRAALTDGDEWLDELLAYLGANHDHAEEFVRKELPMTHLRKGQGTYLAWLEVSELIDRIGAAETAERETARGTEEVTPEKVLQRWFANNARVFLNPGSNYGTGGAGRMRMNLASPRSVVAKALDNLAEAVSTL, from the coding sequence ATGAAGAAGAACCGGGGAGTCCTGGGCAGGCGCGACTTCGTCAAGGGAATGAGCGCCGCCGGTCTGGCGGGTGCGGTAGCGGGAACCGGGGCGCTCGACGGGACGGCCGCCTTGGCCGGATCGGAACGCGCCGACCCCACGGGCCTCGCCGGCGGGAACGGCGTGCCGGGTTCCGCCGCCCGGAAGTTCGACTTCGACGAGGTCGTCTCGCGAGTCGGGACGGAGAGCGTGCGCTGGGACAAGGCGATGGAGGATTTCGGCCCCGGAATCGAGGCGGGCATGGGCGTGGCGGACATGGATTTTCGGGCGCCCCCGTGCGTCACCGAGGCGCTCGCCGATCGCTGCTCTCACGAGAACTGGGGCTACCAGCATCGGGGATCGTCGTACTCCGAGGCGGTGTCGGCCTGGAACGCGCGCCGCTACGGACTCGAGGTGGATCCGGGTTCGGTCGTCTTCACGACCGGAGTGCATCCGGGGCTGATCGCCGCACTCCACACCTTCTCGCCCCCCGGGACCCGCGTGCTGCTCCTCACTCCAACCTACTCGGGCTTCTACACCGACACCAAGTTCACGCGCACCGTCGCTGAGGACTGCCCGCTGGTCGTGGACTCCGAGGGGCGTTACGCCATCGACTTCGACGACTTCGAACGTCGCGCCCAGCGCTGCAACTCCTTCATTCTGTGCAATCCGCAGAATCCGACCGGGAACTGCTGGTCGGAGGAGGACATGATGCGCCTGGGCGAGATCTGTCTGCGCCACCGCGTGGTCGTGCTCTCGGACGAGATTCACTGCGACTTCGTCACCGCAGGCAACCGCTTCACCCCCTTCGCCTCCCTGCCCGACCCGGAGATCGTCGCCAACAGCATGACCTTCTCTTCGGGCAGCAAGTCGTTCTCCCTCGCCGCCATGAAGGTGGCCTGGTATCACACCACCAACGAGGACTACCTGAATCGGGTCAAGGACAATACCCGGGCCGACTTGAGCACGCTGGGCATGGTCGCCATGCGCGCCGCGTTGACGGATGGGGACGAGTGGCTCGACGAGCTTCTCGCATATCTCGGCGCCAACCACGACCACGCCGAAGAGTTCGTGCGGAAGGAGCTGCCCATGACGCACTTGCGCAAGGGCCAGGGAACCTACCTGGCGTGGCTGGAGGTGTCGGAGCTCATCGACCGCATCGGCGCCGCCGAGACCGCGGAGCGCGAGACGGCCCGGGGGACGGAGGAGGTCACGCCGGAAAAGGTTCTCCAGCGCTGGTTCGCCAACAACGCCCGCGTCTTTCTGAACCCCGGTTCCAACTACGGTACGGGCGGAGCCGGTCGGATGCGCATGAATCTGGCTTCTCCCCGCTCGGTGGTGGCCAAGGCCCTAGACAACTTGGCCGAAGCCGTCTCGACGCTGTGA